In Subdoligranulum variabile, the genomic stretch ATGACCTGCATCTCGGTGATTTCATAGACGAAATTGCCCCAGTCTGTATCCAGATAGATGCGATCCCCCACCTGCGCCGAGCCAAGATCCGCAAAGTAGGTACCGGTATGTCCGCCGATGAAGACCGTCCCGTTTTCGCCGGGAAGCACACAGCCATCCGCCGCATGGCACCCGGCGCCTGCGTCAAACTGGGCGTTGCTGTCTCCCCAGTACAGATCGCAGTCGATTTGGGTTCCTTCTACCCGGACAGTTCCCAGCTTGTCGCCATATTCCACATTTTCGTGGGCTGCCGCAGCATCGGCGACCTGTTGCCTCCGGAGATTCGCAGCCTCCTCCGCCAGACGCCGCTCTTCTTCCTGTCGTGCCGTCTCTGCAGCGGCTTCCTCGCGGGCAGCCTGTTCCGCAGCGGCCGCTTCTGCCGCCTGCCGGGCTTCCTCTTCCCGCTTCTGCCGGACGGTATCATTGGCGTGCCATGCCAACTCAACCGCAACAACTATGCTGACTACCAGTGCCGCCGCACAGCCCAGCAGGCAGCGGCACAATTTCGGATGGGATAGGATCTGTTTCATATAGACAACTCACTGTAAAGAGGCCAGGTAAGCGGCCGGACCGCTTTCATAAAGGTCTCCACCATG encodes the following:
- a CDS encoding class D sortase, whose amino-acid sequence is MKQILSHPKLCRCLLGCAAALVVSIVVAVELAWHANDTVRQKREEEARQAAEAAAAEQAAREEAAAETARQEEERRLAEEAANLRRQQVADAAAAHENVEYGDKLGTVRVEGTQIDCDLYWGDSNAQFDAGAGCHAADGCVLPGENGTVFIGGHTGTYFADLGSAQVGDRIYLDTDWGNFVYEITEMQVIYETDIDKVRWGAEEPSCILYTCYPFGILTHTDRRYAVYADPVEADADGVIPQ